The Onychomys torridus chromosome 4, mOncTor1.1, whole genome shotgun sequence genome includes a window with the following:
- the Mkks gene encoding McKusick-Kaufman/Bardet-Biedl syndromes putative chaperonin isoform X1 has protein sequence MSRFEAKKPSLCKTEPLTSERVRSTLSVLKGVLASCYGPSGRLKQLHNGLGGCVCATSQSSALLRNLSVTHPALKVLTAAVQNHVTCFSDCGLFTAILCCNLIENIQRIGLTPTTVIKLNKYFLSFCTSYLKSEACSCRIPVDFSSTHIFFGLVHSILTSKPACMLTRKETDHISALILKAFLLTIPESAEDRIILGKSIIVPVKGQGVTDSTVLPGLLIEMSEVQLRRLLPTQKSGAPKVALFCVSLSGDFSDAGEGTMVVPYQVSLENAVLEQLLNLGRQLVSDRVDLVLCQKVIHPSLKQFLSKHHIIAIDRVGVTLMEPLSKVTGATPIGSLNTMASSTYGSVKGVCSARFGSKHFFHLIPNEATTCSLLLCSRNDTAWEELKLTCQTAMHALQLTIKEPWVLLGGGCTETHLAAYIRHKVHNEAEDIVKEVGYSRAELQIVAEAFCSALESVAGSLEHDGGEILIDMKYGHFWSGQSDSASVVHWPDRLSRCGCGLYNSQEGLSWSFLKSTHHPFAPQTCLSQAAVGSASNLTVDCFTAKLSGLQVAVETANLILDLSYVIEDKN, from the exons ATGTCTCGTTTCGAAGCTAAGAAACCATCGCTGTGTAAAACTGAACCATTGACAAGTGAGAGAGTCAGGTCCACACTGTCTGTCTTGAAGGGAGTCCTAGCCTCATGCTATGGCCCTTCAGGGAGGCTGAAGCAGCTACACAATGGcttgggagggtgtgtgtgtgcaacctCCCAGTCCTCAGCCCTGCTTCGAAACCTTTCAGTCACCCATCCAGCATTAAAGGTCCTAACAGCAGCTGTGCAGAATCATGTGACCTGCTTCAGTGACTGTGGTTTATTTACAGCCATTCTGTGCTGTAACCTGATTGAAAATATTCAGAGAATAGGCTTGACACCCACGACAGTTATTAAGTTAAATAAATACTTCCTGAGTTTCTGCACTAGTTATCTCAAGTCTGAAGCCTGTAGCTGTCGAATCCCAGTTGACTTCAGTAGTACACATATCTTCTTTGGCTTGGTACATAGTATCTTAACCAGCAAACCTGCCTGTATGCTTACCAGAAAGGAAACTGATCACATcagtgctttgatcttgaaagctTTTTTACTTACAATCCCAGAAAGTGCAGAAGACCGAATCATTTTAGGGAAAAGTATAATTGTTCCCGTAAAGGGCCAAGGAGTTACAGATTCTACTGTATTGCCTGGACTGCTCATTGAAATGTCAGAAGTTCAATTAAGGAGATTATTACCCACCCAGAAGTCAGGTGCCCCCAAGGTGGCACTCTTCTGTGTATCTTTATCTGGAGATTTttctgatgctggagaaggaactatGGTGGTCCCTTACCAAGTGTCCCTAGAGAATGCAGTTTTAGAGCAGTTGCTTAATCTGGGAAGGCAGCTAGTCAGTGACCGTGTAGATCTTGTCCTGTGCCAAAAAGTTATACACCCATCTTTGAAACAGTTCCTCAGCAAGCATCACATTATTGCCATTGACAGAGTTGGAGTGACTCTGATGGAACCCCTGAGCAAAGTGACAG GAGCAACGCCTATTGGTTCCCTAAACACAATGGCTTCTTCTACTTACGGAAGTGTCAAAGGTGTGTGCTCTGCAAGATTTGGCTCCAAACATTTTTTCCATCTTATTCCTAATGAGGCAACTACCTGCAGCTTGCTCCTCTGCAGCAGAAATGACACTGCCTGGGAGGAGCTGAAG CTCACATGTCAAACAGCAATGCATGCCTTGCAGCTAACAATCAAGGAACCATGGGTTTTATTGGGAGGTGGCTGTACAGAAACACATTTGGCTGCTTATATCAGACACAAG GTTCATAATGAGGCAGAAGACATTGTCAAAGAGGTTGGTTATTCTCGAGCAGAACTCCAGATTGTTGCTGAAGCATTTTGCAGTGCTCTGGAGTCCGTTGCTGGCTCTTTGGAACATGATGGTGGTGAAATCCTCATTGACATGAAGTATGGACACTTTTGGTCGGGTCAATCAGATTCTGCTTCTGTTGTTCACTGGCCCGATAGGCTGTCTcgatgtggctgtggcttatacAACAGCCAGGAAGGACTCAGCTGGTCTTTCCTAAAAAGCACTCATCATCCTTTTGCACCACAAACCTGCCTTTCCCAGGCAGCTGTGGGCTCAGCCAGCAACCTGACTGTGGACTGTTTCACTGCCAAGCTTAGTGGCCTACAGGTGGCTGTAGAGACAGCCAATTTGATTTTAGATCTTTCATATGTCATCGAAGATAAAAACTAA
- the Mkks gene encoding McKusick-Kaufman/Bardet-Biedl syndromes putative chaperonin isoform X2, with translation MASSTYGSVKGVCSARFGSKHFFHLIPNEATTCSLLLCSRNDTAWEELKLTCQTAMHALQLTIKEPWVLLGGGCTETHLAAYIRHKVHNEAEDIVKEVGYSRAELQIVAEAFCSALESVAGSLEHDGGEILIDMKYGHFWSGQSDSASVVHWPDRLSRCGCGLYNSQEGLSWSFLKSTHHPFAPQTCLSQAAVGSASNLTVDCFTAKLSGLQVAVETANLILDLSYVIEDKN, from the exons ATGGCTTCTTCTACTTACGGAAGTGTCAAAGGTGTGTGCTCTGCAAGATTTGGCTCCAAACATTTTTTCCATCTTATTCCTAATGAGGCAACTACCTGCAGCTTGCTCCTCTGCAGCAGAAATGACACTGCCTGGGAGGAGCTGAAG CTCACATGTCAAACAGCAATGCATGCCTTGCAGCTAACAATCAAGGAACCATGGGTTTTATTGGGAGGTGGCTGTACAGAAACACATTTGGCTGCTTATATCAGACACAAG GTTCATAATGAGGCAGAAGACATTGTCAAAGAGGTTGGTTATTCTCGAGCAGAACTCCAGATTGTTGCTGAAGCATTTTGCAGTGCTCTGGAGTCCGTTGCTGGCTCTTTGGAACATGATGGTGGTGAAATCCTCATTGACATGAAGTATGGACACTTTTGGTCGGGTCAATCAGATTCTGCTTCTGTTGTTCACTGGCCCGATAGGCTGTCTcgatgtggctgtggcttatacAACAGCCAGGAAGGACTCAGCTGGTCTTTCCTAAAAAGCACTCATCATCCTTTTGCACCACAAACCTGCCTTTCCCAGGCAGCTGTGGGCTCAGCCAGCAACCTGACTGTGGACTGTTTCACTGCCAAGCTTAGTGGCCTACAGGTGGCTGTAGAGACAGCCAATTTGATTTTAGATCTTTCATATGTCATCGAAGATAAAAACTAA